Within the Solwaraspora sp. WMMA2056 genome, the region CTCACCGTCACCGGTGAGGTCACCTACCGGTACCGGGCCGTCGACGGCACTGTCGCCTTCACCGACGTCGTCGCCGACGGCACGGTCACCCTCAGCGGAGCCGGCCTCGCACCCCAGCGTGACGCGCTCACCGCCGACTTCGACCCGGCCAGCTACGACTGCAGCGGTGACACCCTGACCCAGCAGACCTCGCTCTACTCGGCCCGGATGTCGCGCCGCTGACCACCCGTCGGCAGGTGGGCCGACGGGCGGCCAGCGGATCTCCGGCAGTGCCGGCGTGGCCGGCGGCTCAGCCGCGACCGGCGCCGTCGGACGGACCGGCCACCGGGGTGCGGTCGGTACGCCCGGCGGCGACCGACTCGGCGCCGGCGCCGCCCAGCCGGGCGAGCAGACCGGCCAGGTCGATCCCGGTCAGGTCGTTGCCCAGCTGCAGACCCTGCGCCACGTTGTTCGCCACCGACCTGGTCAGCGACGACGCGCCGTCGGTGGAGATGACGGTCATCTTGTCGATCGAGCCCATCGGGGCGCTCGCCGCCTCCACCACCTGCGGCAGCATCTTGACCAGCAGGTCGAGCACTGCGGCCTCGCCGTACGCGGCGAATGCCTCGGCCTTGCGGGCCATCGCCTCGGCCTCCGCCTCACCGCGGGCCCGGATCGCCGCCGCCTCGGCGCTGCCCTCCCGCTCGACCGCGTCGGCGATGGCGGTACGGCGCCGCTGCTCCGCCTCACCTTCCTTGGCACCCTCGATCGCGTTCGCCTCCGCCAACGCGGCCCGTCGGGCCCGCTCGCCCTCACCGGTCAGCCGGGACTGTTCGGCGGCGGCCTGGGCGGCGGCGATCGTCGCCTGCCGGTCGGCGTCGGCGGCCAGCACCGCCGCGCTGCGCGCCGCCTCGGCCTCCTGCTCCACCCGGTACCGGGCGGCGTCGGCCGGCTTGCGGACCTCGGTGTCGAGCTGGCGTTCCTTCAGCTCCGCGTTGCGCTCGGCGACCTTCTGCTGCTCGGAGAGGATCGCCTGGTCGCGTTCGGCCTGGGCGAGCGGACCGGCCGCCGCCGACCTGGCCTTCGCCGCGTCGATCTCGGCCTGGATGGCCGCCTGCTTCAACGACAGGTTGCGGTTGGCCTCGGCGATCGCCTCCTCGGCCAGCAGCCGCTCCTGCTCGGCGGCCTGCCGGGCCCGCGCCTCGGCGATCGCTGCGTCCTTGAGTACCCGGGCCGCCTCCGGCCGGCCCAGGTCCTGCAGGTAGGAACCCTCGGCGATGATGTCCTGCAGCTGGAAGGTGTCCAGCACCAGTCCCTGGTTGGTCATCGAGTGTTCGGCTTCCTCGGCGACCGCGCTGGCGAACGCCGCCCGGTCCCGGATGATCTCCTCGATGGTGAGCCGGCCGACGATCGAGCGCAGCGCACCGGCCAGCACCTCGCGGGTGAAGTCCTCGATCTCGTCCTGCTGGTGGAGGAACCGCTGAGCGGCGGCCCGGATCGCGTCCTCCGTACCGCCGATCTTGACGATCGCCACGCCCTGCAGGTTCGCCCGGATGCCCTGCTTGGAGACCGCGCCGGTGATCTCGACGTGGATCCGGCGGCTGGACAGGTCGAGCACCTGCAGCTTCTGCACGACGGGCAGGACGAACACCGAGGCACCCATGACGACCTTCTGCCCGGACAGGTCGGTGGAGCGGGAACCGTCGAGCGCCTGGGTGGTGCGGCCCTTGCGCCCGGTCACGATGAAGGCCTCGTTGGAGCCGGCGACCTTGATCCGGGAGAGCACGAACAGGATGAGGACGAGCACCAGCGCCGCGGCGCCGATGATCGCGATGAGCAGTGGGGTCACGGTGTTCCTCCAGTGGGGCTGCCCCGGACGACCTCCGCCGGCGGGGCTGGGTGGGTGGGCCGTCAGCCGGCGGACGGGGTCTGCTCGACCACGACGCTGGTGTCGCTGACCGCCTCGACGACGAAGACTTCGGCACCGAGTGGGATCGACCGGTCGGCGCGGGCACTCAACTTGACCGGCTGCCCGCCGAGGCGGACCCGGATCTCCCCGTACCCGCCGGGGTGGATCGGGGTGATCACCACGCCGATGGCGCCGACCAGGTCGGTGCGGTGCGGGGTCGCGTCGGTCGGCATGTTGCGGGCGGCGCGGGACAGTCGGGCGGTCAACCAGCCGACCGGCACCGCTGCGGCGACGCCGATCGCTGCGGCGGCCACGGTCAGGCCGGCGCTGTCGGCGCCGATCAGTTCGTTGGCGATCGCGGCGGCGAATCCGAACGCCCCGGCGAAGCCGGCGACCACCTCGAGCGACACCGGACCGTCGGCGCTGACGTCACCGAGGTGCAGCAACTCCCCGCCGAGCAGCCCGATGGCGAGCACCGCCACACCGAGACCACCGATGACCAGGAATACGAGCGTCGCTGTCTGCACACTCGGCACGGTAGCCGTCACCCTCAACCGGACCGCCCGGCAAGCGATCCGGGGCCGGCGCGGGGTCCCAGGCCCACCAGCCGCCGATCAGGCGTTTTCTGACAATAGTCTGTTTTGCCGGCGTTAGCCGGTTAGCGTTACTGATGCCTGGCTTGACCCTGGGGATACGGCGACGCGTAGCGGAGACGAGGGATGGTGCACGTCAAGAACGATGTCGTGAACCGGCCGGCGCCCGCTGCCGCTCGCGGCCGCCGGGTCGTGGTGGTCCGGGTCCTTGGCGTGCTCGACGTCGGCGGGACCGAGCTGAGAACGATCGAGCTCATGCCGCTACTGGTCGAGGCCGGTATCGAGCTGCACTTCGTCACCTTGTCCGGTCGCGAGGGGGTGCTCGCGTCCCAGGTGCGACAGCTGCGTGGACATGTACACGCGATCCGGCTGGCGCCAGGCTTCCCCGCACGTTTCCTCGCCCTGCTGCGAGCGCTGCGCCCGCACGTCGTGCATTCCGACGTGGCGACGTTCTCCGGCGCGATTCTGCTCCTCGCAGCCCTCGCCCGGGTGCCGGTCCGCATCGCCCACTTCCGCAGCGACGGTGACGGTCGACCCGACAGTCCGCGTCGCCGCCTGCAACGGTGGCTGCTGCGCGCGCTCATCCGCAGGTGCGCCACCAACGTGGTCGGCGTGGCGCCGGGGGCGCTCCAGCACGGGTACTCGCCGGCCTGGAGATCGGACCCGCGATGCCGGGTCATCCCGAACGGGGTCGACCTCGACCGCCTCGGCCGCGCATCGAGCCGTGACCTCCGCGCGGAGATCGGTGCACAGCCGGCGGACGTCGTGTGCCTGCATGTCGGCCGCCCGTCCGGAGCGAAACGCCGCTGGCTCATCCCACCGGTGGTGGCGAGGGCGCGAGAGGCCGGCCTGCCGGTCCGCGCTGTGCTGGTGGGCACCCGGAACGCAGCTGACGACGCGCAGGTCCGCGCGGTCGCGGACGAACACCGGGTCGGCGAGTACGTCCACCTGCTCGGGCCGACCGAGGACGTCGGCGCCCTGATGCGCCAGGCCGACATCGTGATCCTGCCGTCGGCGCGCGAGGGCCTGCCCGGGGCCGTCCTCGAAGCAGCGGCTGTCGGCACCCCGGTGGTCGCCTCGGACCTTCCCGGTACCCGGTTCATCGCCGAGCGACTGGCCGGCGTCACGCTGGTCGCCCCGGACGCACCCGCCCAGGTGTGGGCCGAGGCGCTGCGGCGCGCCACCCGACGTCGGGTCACCGGGCAGGACCGCGCGGCTGCGGTCGCCGCCTGCGCCGGGAGCGACTTCTCCGTGCCGGCCGCCGCCGCAGCCCACCTGGCGATGTACCACGGGCGCGGATAGCCGTAAGGGGACAAGGAGTGTCGCAGAGTGATCCGGTGACGCGCGTTCTTCTGATCGCCGTGGTGGTGTTTCTGGGCACCTGGCTCTTCGTCTCGGTAGCGCGCTACCCCAGACATGCGGTCCTGATGGCGATACCCGTCCTGATGTGGCCGGTTCCGCTCCGGATCGACGGGGTGGCCCTGCAACAGCCTCTGACTGCAATTCTGCTCTGTGGCGTCATCTTCGGCGTCCGACGCGAGTTGCGGAGACACTGGGTGCTCACGGCACTCGTCGGGTCCTTCGCTCTCCTCGTGGTGGCGAGCGGATTCTTGCGCGGTCCGACGAACGTCATGGAGGTCAGTGAGGCCAGGAACCATGCGCTGACACTCGCCCTCAACGCGGGGTTGGTACTGGCCGTCGCCCTGGCCTCACCGAATGCGCTGTCCTGTTTGAAGGCGATCGGCCTGTCCGGCGTACTCATCTCCGCCTACCTGCACGGCTTCGGTGAAGTGCGAGGTGGGCGTACCATTCTCGATGGGTTCAATGCAAACGCCGGAGGGCATTCTCTGGCCATTGCCGTGGTGACACTCGCTGGCCTTTCGGTCGTGACCCGGCAGGTGCGGTGGCTGCTGGTCGCAGCCCTTCCTGTCTCCGCTCTGTTCGCGACCCAGTCGCGTGGTGCGTTCATCGTTCTGGTCGTCGGACTGGCGGCCCTGTGGCTCGCCGTGGAGCGCGCCGCGCTGCGCCTGACCGCACTCGCTGCAGGTCTGGTTGTCGTACTGGTTGCCGGGCAGAACTTCGTCGACCTGGTCGAGCGGGAGGTGTTCCGGTTCAGGGACCAGTCCTTCATCGAGAACGAACATCGGATCTGGGTACTTGAACTCGCATTCAACCTGGTGGAGAAGGATCCGCTTTTCGGAGCTGGATACGGGCAGTTTCTCGACTATTCGCAGCGGATGCTCGGTTATGCGATCAACACGCACAACGACTGGGTTCGAATTGCGGCGGAATGCGGTGTTCCCGCCTTCGTTCTGCTCGTCGTGATCGCGCTGGTCCCGATGCTGCGGATAGATGTCACGGAGGTGGCTGGCCGAGCTCTCCGCGGAGGTCTCGTTGCGATCTGCGTGTCGTTCCTGTTTGCCAACACGATGACCGACCTTCGAGTGTCCCTTCCAATGTGGGTCTTTCTTGGTCTCGCGTGGTCGGGGTGGCTGCGGGTGTCGAGCGCGGCTGAGCGTTCCGGCGGTGAGGGCTGGTCGTGGCTGCGCCCGCAGGGAGAAGCTGACTGGCTCTCCTGGACACGGTGTGACGAGCCCGGAAACTCGATCGAAGAAGGTGAGGACGGACATGCGCGTGCTCTTCATCGGCGGCATCAGTAGGAGTGGAAGTACCCTCCTTGAGCGGGTCCTTGGTGAACTGCCGGACACCTGCGCGGTGGGCGAGGTCGGCAACCTGTGGCGCCGTGGCCTACGGGACGACGAGCAGTGCGGCTGCGGCTGTCGGTTCTCCGCGTGCGAGTTCTGGCAGGCGGTCGGCGAGCAGGCGTTCGGCGGCTGGCAGAAGGTGGACCCGCACCGGGTGACGAGCCTCAAACGTACCGTCGAACGTGTCCGGCACCTCCCGCTGCTGGCGCGCCCGAAGCTGACCACCGGATGGGCGGCCGTGGTCGAGGAGTACGCCAGCTACTACACGCGCGTGTACGCCGCCGCAGCCGCGCTCACCGGCGCGCGAACCGTCGTCGACTCGTCCAAGTCCGCGATGCTCGCCCTGACTCTCCGGTGGGCACCCGACCTCGACCTGCGGGTCGTCCACCTGGTTCGCGACCCCCGGGGCGTCGCCCACTCGCTCACCAAGCGGGTGCCACGCCTGCCGGGTTCGCCGAGTGCGGCGACCATGATGCGCTACCCGCCGGCCCGCACCGCCCTCGAATGGAACCTGTTCAACGGAGCGTTCGACCTGCTTGGTCGATTGCCGGGCACGGACGTCGGAAGGGGAACCGGTGGTGGTCCGCGTTGCGTGCCGGTGACGCGGATCCGGTACGAGGAGTTCCTGAACGACCCCCGTCGGGTCGTGGGCGATGTGGCCAGCTACGCCGGCATCGACGCCACCGACGCCGCGCTGTCCTACCTGACCCGCGAGCACGCCGAGCTGGGTACCGTACACAATCCTTCGGGGAATCCGATGCGGTTCGCGACCGGGCGGGTCAGCCTGCGCCGGGACGACGCGTGGCGCGCCTCGCTTCCGTCGCGGCACCGCTGGCTGGTGAACGCCATGTGTGCCCCGCTGCTCACCGCGTACGGGTTTCCGCTCCGGGTCCCGCACCCCCGCGACTGTGCGGCCCTGCCGAGGTGAGCGCGGGGTGGCGGTCGGGGGCCCCCGACGCGGCGGTCTGCCGGGTGGGCGGGTGCACCGCAGGTGTCCGAGTCGTCGCGTGCGCGTCGCCCGGCGGCGCGGGTACGACGGTCCGGAGAGCGGGTACGACGATCCGGAGATAGGCAACGGCCTGCTGCAGGCCCTTGACGAGTGCGCCGACGAGGACCGCGACGGCGGCGCCCATCATCCCCATCCGTGGTACGGCGAGAAACGACGTGACCACGACGGCGGCGACGGCGACGAGATGGATCGGCAACTGCACCCGGAAGACCCGGATCGCGTCGAGCGCGGTGCCGACGAAGACCGTCGCGTAGCCGATGGTCCCGGCGACCATCAGCACGAGAAGCACATCCGTGTGCCGCCCGTATTCGGGGCCGTAGAAGATCTCCAGGGCGGGCCGCCCGACGACCACGACGGCGAGCACTCCGGCGAGGCCCAGCGCCGCACCGAGCCCGACCGCAGACCAGAGCAGCCGGTGGAAGGCACGCACGTGGCCTTCGTTGCGGTGGCTGGCCAGGCGTGGGCTCACCGCGAGCGCCAGGGCGCCGACCACCGTGCTACCGGTGACCGTCAGGTACGCCAGCGCCGCGAAGATGCCGACCGCCTCGGTGCCGTGGGTGCCGGTAAGGACGTACCTGGGTACGTTGACCAGCAGTGACGCCAGCGCCATGGCGATGCCGAGCGGGATGGCGATGGCCGCGAGTCGCCACAGCAGCCGACGGTCGAAGCGGGGCCGGACGTCGAACCCGAGGGCGCGTACGCGGGCGATCTCCACGGCGCTCTGCGCGATGGTGAGCAGCGCCGCAGCGCCGGCGGCGAGTTCGACCCGGCGCGTCGTGACCACGACGACGGTGAACAGCAGCAGACCCCCGACGGCGCGGACGGTCAGGGACCGGGCGACGAGCTGGAGCTGTTCGCGTTGCTGGATCGCGCCGTAGCAGACATCGATGATCGATTCGCCGCCCTTGCCCACGGCGACCGCCGTGAGGACGAGGGCGCCCTGGGGCGACAGCGGGAGTGCGCCGGCGGCGACCACGACGGCGACGGCGGCCAGTAGCCCGGTGATCAATCGGAGGGCGAGGTAGTGCCCGAAGCTGAACTGCTGGGCGAGGTCGGTGGCCTGGATCTGGCGCAGTTTCAGGGTGCTGAGGGCGAAGATCGGGCCGCAGATGGCCAGTGCCAGCATGAACTGGCCGACCGCCTCGGTGGACGTCGTCCGTGCGAGCACGGCGACGATGCCCATCTGGGCGGCCGCGTAGAGGCCGTTGCCGTACAGGCCGCTGACCAGATTGCGGCGCAGCGGCCGGGAGTCAGGCCGCACGCTTCGCCGAGATGATGAAGTGGCTGTTGGTGAGGTAGCCACCGACCCGGTTGCCGAGCACGAGCTGACCGAGTCCGCGCAGTCTGCTCGGTGAGTCCCAGCGCACCCGGATCGTCTGGAAGCCCGCCCTGCGCATCAGGCCGGCCCAGACGTCGGGCTGCTGGTGGATGCGCCAGTCGATGCTGGGGGCGAAGACGTTGGGCAGCTGGAGATCTCCCCAGAGGTTCCGTCGGGCGCAGTCCGTGACGATCAGATCACCGTCGTCCGTCATCAGGTCTGCCAGTTTGCGGAACACCTGCTCGTAGCTGCGCGCGGCGGCGGACGCGGGAAGCGCCGCACACGCCTCCTCGTCCAGGTGGTTGATGGCGTTGTGGATCAGGACGATGTCGAACTTCCGGTCACCGGGCCCGAGATCCTGGAACCGCTCGTGACGGAGCTCGACGTCCACCCGGGTGCCCAGTTCCGCTGCCATCAGCCGGTACTGGCGCTCCATGGCGACGTTCGATCCGGCTGCGGCCGGCTCCAGGCAGACGACGGGGCCGGCACCCCGGGCCGCCGCGTAGAAGCTCATCACGCCGTTGCCGCCGCCGATGTCCAGCAGGCTGCGTCCGGCGAGGTGGACGCCTCGAAAGAGCAACTTCTGGTACGCGGTGAACCGGGTGGGCGAGGGAACGACCGGACGCACCGCAGACCGGTAGATGTCGATTGTCTGGGTCACCACCAGAAGGTACCGTGCGAAAAGTAGTGATATAGGGCAATCAGGAGTAGTTTGTGCGTGGACCGGGACGCGGGCCACGTACCCGCGACATCCGGTCCGGGGTCGTCCGCGTGCGACGATGCGTCGGTGGAGATCAGGATTCGCAGCCTGCTCGGCGCGACCGAGCTGGCGGCGCTGCGACTCCTCGACACCTCCTACTCCACCGAGCTGGTCTACCAGGTCACAGTGGATGACGGCGGGTTCGTGCTGCGCGAGGTGCCGGTCGCCCCTGCGCTGCGTAAGCGGTACGACCTGACCGAGGGCGTCACCGTCGGCAGCCGACCGTGGGACCTGTACGCGGTGGCGGTCGTCGACGCCGCGCCGGTCGGGTTCGTGGCGACGACGTACGAGCGGTGGAACGGCCGGCAGGTGCTCAACGAGTTGCACGTGGCACCGGCGTACCGACGTCGGGGTCTGGCCCGGGAACTGCTCGGGATCGTGCGCGTCACCGCCCGGGACAACGGTGCCCGGGAGATCTGGTTGGAGACCCAGAACGTCAACGTCGGGGCGGTACGCGCCTACCGTCGGCTCGGGTTCACCCTGACCGGCATCGACACCACCCGCTACCTGCCGCCGTACGACGACGAGGTGGCCCTGTTCATGTCGGCGCCGGTGCCACCGGCCCCGGCGTCGGACGGTGCGGCCACGGTGCCGCGGACGCCCGGCGGATAATCGGCGGATGCGATGGGCGGTGCTGGAGTCCCCGATCGGTGACCTGTCGGTGGCAGTCGACGACGTCGGTGTCTGCGGGGTGCGGTTCGGCCGGGTCGACGCGGTGGTGCAGGCCACGGAACCGGACCCGGCGCTACGGGCGGCCCTGGCCGAACTACGCGGCTACTTCGCCGGCGAGCTGACCGGATTCACCGTGCCGCTGTCGGTGCGGCAGGGCTCCGCGTTCGAACGGGCGGTGTGGCGAAGGATGACCGGGATCCCGTACGGGCAGACCGAGACGTACGGCGAGGTCGCCGCCGCGTTGGGCGACCCGCTCGCGGCGCGGGCGGTCGGGGTGGCCTGCAACCGCAACCCGATCCCGGTGATCGTGCCCTGCCACCGGATCGTCGGCGCCGGCGGCAAGCTGGTCGGCTTCGGTGGCGGGCTGCCCCGCAAACGCCACCTGCTGGAGTTGGAGGCCGGGGTGGCGTTCCGTCAGGAGTGGAGCTGATCCACTGCGGCCCGGTGCGGTCGGGCGGTACGCGCGTGGGGCGGTCCACCAGGTCATGGCGGACCGCCCCACGCGGTGTCGGCGGCAAGCGGTGGCTCGACGCCCGGTCGGATCGGCTCAGCGCCCGATCAGGTCGGCTCAGCGCTCGATCTTGTTGGCGATGAAGTCCTCGACGGCCTGCCGTGCGTCGTGGTCGGCGTACTGCTCCGGCGGCGACTTCATGAAGTAGGAGGAGGCCGAGAGGATCGGGCCGCCGACGCCGCGGTCCAGGGCGATCTTCGCGGCGCGCAGCGCGTCGATGATCACACCGGCGGAGTTGGGCGAGTCCCAGACCTCCAGCTTGAGCTCGGCGTTGAGCGGCGTGTCGCCGAAGGAACGACCTTCCAGCCGGATGTACGCCCACTTGCGGTCGTCGAGCCACGGCACGTGGTCGGACGGCCCGATGTGTACGTCGCTCTTGGCCATCTCGTGGGGCACCTGGGAGGTGACCGACTGGGTCTTGGAGATCTTCTTGGAGACCAGCCGGGTGCGCTCCAACATGTTCATGAAGTCCATGTTGCCGCCGAAGTTGAGCTGGTAGGTCCGCAGCAGCTCGACGCCGCGGTCCTCGAAGAGCTTGGCCAGGGCACGGTGCACGATGGTCGCGCCGACCTGGCTCTTGATGTCGTCGCCGACGATCGGCAGCCCGGCGTCGGTGAACTTCTGCGCCCAGGTCGGGTCCGAGGCGATGAAGACCGGCAGGGCGTTGACGAACGCACAGCCGGCGTCGATGGCGGCCTGGGCGTAGTACCGGGCGGCCTGCTCGGAGCCGACCGGCAGGTAGCAGACGACGACCTCGGCGCGGGCGTCCCGCAGGGCCTGGGCGACGTCCACCGGCTGCTGGTCGGATTCCTGGATCATCTCCTGGTAGTACTCGCCGACCCCGTCGAAGGTGGGGCCGCGCTGCACCAGCACCCCGGTGGGGGGTACGTCGCAGAAGCTGATCGTGTTGTTCTCGCTGGCGTTGATCGCCTCGGCGAGGTCCATGCCGACCTTCTTGGCGTCCACGTCGAACGCCGCGACGAACTCCACGTCCGAGACGTGGTAGTCGCCGAAGGTGACGTGCATGAGACCCGGGACGCGGTCGGTGGGGTCGGCGCCGCGGTAGTACTCCACGCCCTGGACCAGGGACGAGGCGCAGTTTCCGACACCGACGATGGCGACGCGGACGGAGCCCATCGCGTTTGCCTCCTTCTTGTTCGTCACAGCCGCTCCTGCTCGTCTCCGGGTTGTCCGGGCGGAGCTTCCCTGGTCGGTCCAGGCGGAGGCGGTTCGCTTGCTGCGGGTTCGGATTTCGTGGGTTCGTGGTGGCCGGTGCGTGGGGCCCGACCGGACCGCTCGTTGGCGATCAGCTCCTCCAGCCACCGCACCTCGCGTTCACAGGCGTCGAGGCCGTGCCGTTGGAGTTCGAGGGTGTACGCGTCGAGGCGTTCGGCGGCGCGGCCGAGCACGTCGCGGAGACCTTCCCTACGTTCCTCGATCTTGCGTCGCCGGCCCTCCAGGATCCGCAGCCGGGTGGCCCGGTCGGTCCGGGAGAAGAAGGCGAAGTGCACGCCGAACCCGGTGTCCTCGTAGGTTTCCGGGCCGGTCTGGGCGATCAGTTCGGCGAACCGCTCCTTGCCCTCGGCGGTGATGGTGTAGACGACCCGGCCGCGGCGGCTGGTCAGCGCGGGGATCCCCGCCTCGGTGCCGGGCGGCTCGTCGGCCTCGGCGATGAGTCCGTTGGTCTGCAGCCGGCGCAGGGTGGGGTAGAGCGACCCGTAGCTGATCGCGGCGCGGATCGCACCGAGCTTGGCGGCGAGCTCCTTGCGGAGCTCGTAGCCGTGCATCGGAGACTCCTGGAGCAGGCCGAGGATGGCGAGTTCCAGCACGCCGCACCCCTCCCACCAGGTCGTCTTCTCCGGTTCACCGGCTCGATGTATCGCACCGATACATCGTCACGGTAGACGGGATTCCGACAACGGGCAAACTGTTCCTGAGCACCCGTACGACTACTGATCGTGACGGCAGTCGCCAATGTCAACCTGGACCGCGTACCCTCGGGGCCATGCGTTCGCAGCGGCAGATCGTCGACTACTCGCTCCAGCGGCGAGCAGTGCTGCGCGAGGTCCACTCCGGCCGGGTCGGCGCCTACGAGGTCTGTGACGCCTCGCCGTACCTGAAGAACGCCGCCCGGTTCCACGGCGAGCCGACCGACCAGCGCTGCCCGATCTGCCGCCGTGAGAACCTCATCCACGTGCACTACATCTACGGCGACGAGCTGAAGCAGTCCGCCGGGCAGGCCCGCAACCGGGCCGAGCTCTCCCTGCTCGCGATGACGCTGCGTGAGTTCCAGGTGTACGTCGTCGAGGTGTGCCGCCTGTGCAACTGGAACCATCTGGTCGAGCAGTACCTGCTCGGCCGGGACGGGCTCGGCGCTGGCGACAGTGGTTCGCCGGCCGGCGCGGCGCTGGCGGTGGCCGGCGGCATGTCGATGGGCCAACGAAGGCGAGAGACCGACCGATGAACCACCTTGCCCGGCCGCTGCGTAGGCACCAGAGAGTGGGCAGGGCAATGTAAATGGTTAACCGGACAAGTCACGATATTTCTGATGAAGTGGCTTTCGGCTGCTGGTGCCGCTGCGGTGCCGGCAGTGGGCCAACTCACGGCAGACCGGTGGTGTCGCAGCCGCGCATCACCGCAACCGGCAGGGTGTGACACATGA harbors:
- a CDS encoding flotillin family protein encodes the protein MTPLLIAIIGAAALVLVLILFVLSRIKVAGSNEAFIVTGRKGRTTQALDGSRSTDLSGQKVVMGASVFVLPVVQKLQVLDLSSRRIHVEITGAVSKQGIRANLQGVAIVKIGGTEDAIRAAAQRFLHQQDEIEDFTREVLAGALRSIVGRLTIEEIIRDRAAFASAVAEEAEHSMTNQGLVLDTFQLQDIIAEGSYLQDLGRPEAARVLKDAAIAEARARQAAEQERLLAEEAIAEANRNLSLKQAAIQAEIDAAKARSAAAGPLAQAERDQAILSEQQKVAERNAELKERQLDTEVRKPADAARYRVEQEAEAARSAAVLAADADRQATIAAAQAAAEQSRLTGEGERARRAALAEANAIEGAKEGEAEQRRRTAIADAVEREGSAEAAAIRARGEAEAEAMARKAEAFAAYGEAAVLDLLVKMLPQVVEAASAPMGSIDKMTVISTDGASSLTRSVANNVAQGLQLGNDLTGIDLAGLLARLGGAGAESVAAGRTDRTPVAGPSDGAGRG
- a CDS encoding NfeD family protein: MQTATLVFLVIGGLGVAVLAIGLLGGELLHLGDVSADGPVSLEVVAGFAGAFGFAAAIANELIGADSAGLTVAAAAIGVAAAVPVGWLTARLSRAARNMPTDATPHRTDLVGAIGVVITPIHPGGYGEIRVRLGGQPVKLSARADRSIPLGAEVFVVEAVSDTSVVVEQTPSAG
- a CDS encoding glycosyltransferase family 4 protein; translated protein: MVHVKNDVVNRPAPAAARGRRVVVVRVLGVLDVGGTELRTIELMPLLVEAGIELHFVTLSGREGVLASQVRQLRGHVHAIRLAPGFPARFLALLRALRPHVVHSDVATFSGAILLLAALARVPVRIAHFRSDGDGRPDSPRRRLQRWLLRALIRRCATNVVGVAPGALQHGYSPAWRSDPRCRVIPNGVDLDRLGRASSRDLRAEIGAQPADVVCLHVGRPSGAKRRWLIPPVVARAREAGLPVRAVLVGTRNAADDAQVRAVADEHRVGEYVHLLGPTEDVGALMRQADIVILPSAREGLPGAVLEAAAVGTPVVASDLPGTRFIAERLAGVTLVAPDAPAQVWAEALRRATRRRVTGQDRAAAVAACAGSDFSVPAAAAAHLAMYHGRG
- a CDS encoding O-antigen ligase family protein, with product MTRVLLIAVVVFLGTWLFVSVARYPRHAVLMAIPVLMWPVPLRIDGVALQQPLTAILLCGVIFGVRRELRRHWVLTALVGSFALLVVASGFLRGPTNVMEVSEARNHALTLALNAGLVLAVALASPNALSCLKAIGLSGVLISAYLHGFGEVRGGRTILDGFNANAGGHSLAIAVVTLAGLSVVTRQVRWLLVAALPVSALFATQSRGAFIVLVVGLAALWLAVERAALRLTALAAGLVVVLVAGQNFVDLVEREVFRFRDQSFIENEHRIWVLELAFNLVEKDPLFGAGYGQFLDYSQRMLGYAINTHNDWVRIAAECGVPAFVLLVVIALVPMLRIDVTEVAGRALRGGLVAICVSFLFANTMTDLRVSLPMWVFLGLAWSGWLRVSSAAERSGGEGWSWLRPQGEADWLSWTRCDEPGNSIEEGEDGHARALHRRHQ
- a CDS encoding sulfotransferase translates to MRVLFIGGISRSGSTLLERVLGELPDTCAVGEVGNLWRRGLRDDEQCGCGCRFSACEFWQAVGEQAFGGWQKVDPHRVTSLKRTVERVRHLPLLARPKLTTGWAAVVEEYASYYTRVYAAAAALTGARTVVDSSKSAMLALTLRWAPDLDLRVVHLVRDPRGVAHSLTKRVPRLPGSPSAATMMRYPPARTALEWNLFNGAFDLLGRLPGTDVGRGTGGGPRCVPVTRIRYEEFLNDPRRVVGDVASYAGIDATDAALSYLTREHAELGTVHNPSGNPMRFATGRVSLRRDDAWRASLPSRHRWLVNAMCAPLLTAYGFPLRVPHPRDCAALPR
- a CDS encoding lipopolysaccharide biosynthesis protein, with product MRPDSRPLRRNLVSGLYGNGLYAAAQMGIVAVLARTTSTEAVGQFMLALAICGPIFALSTLKLRQIQATDLAQQFSFGHYLALRLITGLLAAVAVVVAAGALPLSPQGALVLTAVAVGKGGESIIDVCYGAIQQREQLQLVARSLTVRAVGGLLLFTVVVVTTRRVELAAGAAALLTIAQSAVEIARVRALGFDVRPRFDRRLLWRLAAIAIPLGIAMALASLLVNVPRYVLTGTHGTEAVGIFAALAYLTVTGSTVVGALALAVSPRLASHRNEGHVRAFHRLLWSAVGLGAALGLAGVLAVVVVGRPALEIFYGPEYGRHTDVLLVLMVAGTIGYATVFVGTALDAIRVFRVQLPIHLVAVAAVVVTSFLAVPRMGMMGAAVAVLVGALVKGLQQAVAYLRIVVPALRTVVPAPPGDAHATTRTPAVHPPTRQTAASGAPDRHPALTSAGPHSRGGAGPGAETRTR
- a CDS encoding class I SAM-dependent methyltransferase; its protein translation is MTQTIDIYRSAVRPVVPSPTRFTAYQKLLFRGVHLAGRSLLDIGGGNGVMSFYAAARGAGPVVCLEPAAAGSNVAMERQYRLMAAELGTRVDVELRHERFQDLGPGDRKFDIVLIHNAINHLDEEACAALPASAAARSYEQVFRKLADLMTDDGDLIVTDCARRNLWGDLQLPNVFAPSIDWRIHQQPDVWAGLMRRAGFQTIRVRWDSPSRLRGLGQLVLGNRVGGYLTNSHFIISAKRAA
- a CDS encoding GNAT family N-acetyltransferase produces the protein MEIRIRSLLGATELAALRLLDTSYSTELVYQVTVDDGGFVLREVPVAPALRKRYDLTEGVTVGSRPWDLYAVAVVDAAPVGFVATTYERWNGRQVLNELHVAPAYRRRGLARELLGIVRVTARDNGAREIWLETQNVNVGAVRAYRRLGFTLTGIDTTRYLPPYDDEVALFMSAPVPPAPASDGAATVPRTPGG
- a CDS encoding methylated-DNA--[protein]-cysteine S-methyltransferase, whose protein sequence is MRWAVLESPIGDLSVAVDDVGVCGVRFGRVDAVVQATEPDPALRAALAELRGYFAGELTGFTVPLSVRQGSAFERAVWRRMTGIPYGQTETYGEVAAALGDPLAARAVGVACNRNPIPVIVPCHRIVGAGGKLVGFGGGLPRKRHLLELEAGVAFRQEWS
- a CDS encoding inositol-3-phosphate synthase; this translates as MGSVRVAIVGVGNCASSLVQGVEYYRGADPTDRVPGLMHVTFGDYHVSDVEFVAAFDVDAKKVGMDLAEAINASENNTISFCDVPPTGVLVQRGPTFDGVGEYYQEMIQESDQQPVDVAQALRDARAEVVVCYLPVGSEQAARYYAQAAIDAGCAFVNALPVFIASDPTWAQKFTDAGLPIVGDDIKSQVGATIVHRALAKLFEDRGVELLRTYQLNFGGNMDFMNMLERTRLVSKKISKTQSVTSQVPHEMAKSDVHIGPSDHVPWLDDRKWAYIRLEGRSFGDTPLNAELKLEVWDSPNSAGVIIDALRAAKIALDRGVGGPILSASSYFMKSPPEQYADHDARQAVEDFIANKIER